Below is a genomic region from Mesorhizobium sp. NZP2298.
GACGCCTACAAGATCGCGTTCGATCTCCAGGCGCTTGCGGCGACCTTTCCCGCAGAAGGAAAGGTGAAACTAGACTTCGCGCCCTACGCTTCGCTGGTCAAGCCGCGCAGCAATGGGACCTGGGATGTCTCGATGGATTTTTCGCAAAGCGGGTCCTTCGAGTTCAACGGGCCCGAGGGGCTGCAAAGCACGCAGTTTTCGATCAAGGACGGCAAGGGTTCCGGCGTCTACGATCCCAATCTGGCGGCCTTCATCAGCGGCGCCAGTTCGTTGGCCGGCATGACGATGGCATCGAAGGATGCCAAGCAGCAGATGGAGGCCAGCACTGGTGCCGGCACCGCGACCATTGCCGCCACCAAGGCCGCCAATGGCGGTGTTGATTTCACCACGTCGCAAAAAATTTCGAATTTTGTCGAGGTGATCAAATTCAATGATCCTGAGAGCGGGCTGAATTTCCCGGTCACCATCAAGTCGCCGGAATTGTCGGTGGAAGCCAGCGGCAAGGGCGTGCAGACCAGGCCGCTGCTCGACCTCCTGGCATTTGCCGTGGCCAATGAGGACGAGACGACGCTGAAGGCAAACCAGGCGCAACTGAAGTCACTTCTGCTCGCTGCGCTTCCGGTGTGGGAGCGCATCGACGGCACCTATGGCTTCAAGGATTTCGCCGTCGACAGCCCGATCGGCACTTTCGGGGCGACGCAGCTCAGCACCGTGTTCGGCAGCGACGGCGTTTCCCAGAACGGCAAGATCACCTACGGCATCAAGGCGTCGGGGTTGACCGTGCCGCAGCAGCTTTTGCCGAGCTGGAGCGTGGCGTTGCTGCCCACCGATATCGACCTCAATTTCGGCGGTGCCAATATCGATCTCGACAGCATGGCGAAGAAGGCGATCGAAGCCTTTGATCTCAATAAGAAGCCGCCGCTGTCGCCCGAGTTCGGCGACCAGCTCAAAGCCGACTTCCTGGCCAAGGCGCCGAAGGTCGTCATCGGCCACAGCACCGTGAAGAACAAGGACATGGAGATCGCGCTGGAAGGCGAGATGACAGGCTTCGGTGAAAAGCCCGACGCCAATCTTACGGTCGATGTCGCCGGCTTCGACAAGATCATGGCGCATCTGCAGGACGCCGCGAAGGCGGAGCCGGAACTGGGACAATACGTGCCCGTCGCTCTCATGGCCAAGGGTTTTGCCAAGACGCTGCCGGACGGCCGTCTGGAATGGGCTGTCAGCACCAAGGCCGACGGCTCGGTCACCGTCAACGGCGTCATGCTGAAGCCCGCCGATCCGGCGGTGGACGACAGCGTCGACGATGGGGACGGTGCGGACGATAGCGGCGGCGACGACAGTGGTGGCAGCGACAATGGCGGGTCAGGGGCGAAACTGAATCCTTGAGGGCTCAGCCCTCAAGCAATTTCAGGAAGGGGTCTAACGCTAGAGCCCCAGCGCGCCAGCGATCTTCGGCGCGGCTTCGTGCCAGTCCTGGACAACGATGACATCGTCCGGGACCGGCGGCAGGAACGCACGCAGCGAATTGTCGGCCATCAGGTGGAAAAGATTTGCGTCGGCGACCGATTCCCGTACCGACGCCAGATTGTGCGGCTGATCGTCGACGAAGACCACCGGCCGGCCGTTCTTGCCGCGCAGCTTGGCCACCGCCGGTCCCTTGGCCATCTCGGTGGTCAGCAGCGGATAGTCTAGGCCCAGGGCATCGAGATGGATGCGACGCACCGCACGATGCCTGTGCGGCATGGCCGTCAGCAGTATGATTTCCGCGCGGTTGCCAAGTCCTGCCAGGGCTTGCGCCGCGCCGTCGGTGATGCTCTGCCAATCGGCTTGCGCGTCGAAGAAATCGCCCAGAAGTGCCGTGACCTCGGGCTGTTCGATCAGCCGGCCGCTCGCCGTTTCGGCTATGTTGCCGGTCAGCCGGAAGGACGCCAGTGTCAGGCCATAGCCGCGCGACTTCAGGAAATGCGGGAAGGGGCGGATGAATTCGAGCACGACGTCGTCGACGTCGAGCACCAGCAGCGGCCGGTCGTCGGCCGCCAGTTCCTCGATCTGGCGGGCGGTCTCCGGATCATCGCTCATATGGAATGCTCATGGTTGTCGTCACCGAGCGGCAGGGCACGCAATGCCTTGCCGACGGCCGCCGGCGGCGTGCCGGTTTCCTCGGCAAAGCGCATCAGCGTCGGCTCGTGGGCAAGAATGAATTGCAGCACGCCGGCCAGGAAACCCGGCTCGCCCGCGGCCTTGCGGATCGAATGCGCCTCTATTCCGGTGATCGCCAGAAAACGCGGCAACAGCTCCGGGTCGGAGGCAACGAAGCCCAGCGCCTTCACGGCAATGGTTTCCGCCTCTTCGCGCATTGACGCCGCGTTTGCCATCACTACCTTCTGCAATGTGGAATGAGTCTCTCCGCAGTAATGGCAAGAATTGCTTGCGGCAAGCCTTTACAGCGCGGCGCGCCTTTTGGACGCGCAGTGAGGCGAAGTGGAATTCGCGCTGTTTTGCAGCCCGAGGGTTTCCGTTTCGTCAATCATATTGCCGTATAGTGAAGCAGGGTTTGGTGCGTTCAACCAGGGGCGCATGACGGCCACCTTCGAGCGGAAGGACGGCCGGGACGGGATGTCGATGCCTAAGAAGGTCATGATTGTCGAGGACAATGAGCTCAACATGAAGCTCTTTCGGGACCTCATAGAAGCGAGCGGCTACGAGACGGTGCGCACCCGCAATGGCCTGGAGGCGCTGGATCTGGCGCGCAAGCACCGGCCCGATCTTATCCTGATGGACATCCAGCTGCCCGAAGTGTCGGGGCTGGAAGTGACCAAATGGCTGAAGGAAGATGACGATCTGCACGTCATTCCGGTCATCGCGGTGACGGCCTTCGCCATGAAGGGCGATGAGGAACGCATCCGCCAGGGCGGCTGCGAGGCCTATATTTCGAAACCGATCTCGGTGCCGCGTTTCATCGAGACCATCAAATCCTATCTGGGCGATGCCTGATGTGCCCTTCCAGCCGAGCCGGAGCCTTGTGAAATGACCGCGCGGATCCTCGTCGTCGACGACATCCCTGCCAATGTGAGGCTGCTGGAGGTCCGGCTGCTGGCCGAATATTTCGAGGTGCTGACCGCCAGCAACGGGCCCGACGCGATCGAGACCTGCGAGAACGGCAAGGTCGATGTCGTGCTGCTCGACGTGATGATGCCCGACATGGACGGGTTCGAGGTCTGCCGCAGGCTTAAGAGCGATCCTGCGACGTCGCACATCCCGGTGGTGATGATCACCGCGCTCGACCAAGTGTCCGACCGTGTGCGCGGGCTGGAGGCCGGCGCGGACGATTTCCTGACCAAACCGGTCAACGACCTGCAGCTGATGACACGCGTGAAGAGCCTGGTCCGGTTGAAGTCGCTGACCGACGAGCTCCGGCTGCGGGCCTCGACGACGCGCAATATCGGCATCGAGGAACTGCTCAGCCGCAATTTCGCGTCCGAGGACACGACGCCGAAAGTGCTGTTGATCGATGAGCGCAAATCATCGGTCGAGCGCATCCAGAAGATGCTGCGCGACCGCGCCGATCTCGACGTGACCGGTGATCCGCATGCCGGGTTCTTCCAGGCGGCCGAAAATCCCTATGAATGCGTGATGATCTCGACGGCCTTTGCTGATTTCGATCCGCTTCGGCTCTGCTCGCAATTGCGCTCGCTCGACCGCACCCGTTTCGTCCCAATCATCCTTCTGGCGGAGGAGGGCGAGGAGGAGCGCATCATCCGCGGCCTCGAACTCGGCATCAACGACTATCTGATGCGGCCGATCGATCAGCAAGAACTGACGGCGCGGCTGCGCACGCAGGTGCGTCGCAAGCGCTACAACGACCAATTGCGCGCCAGCGTCACCCAGACCATCGAAATGGCGGTGACGGACGGCCTGACCGGGCTGCACAACCGCCGCTACCTCGACAGCCATCTGCAGACACTGTTCGACCGCGCCGTGGCGCGGCGCCGGCCGCTGTCGGTGATGATCACCGACCTCGACCGCTTCAAGTCGATCAACGACGCGCACGGCCATGATGGCGGCGACGAGGTGCTGCGGGAATTCGCCCGGCGGCTGCGCAAGAATGTCAGGGGTATCGACCTTGCCTGCCGTTTTGGTGGCGAGGAGTTCGTGGTGGTGATGCCGGACACTGATGGTGCGGTCGCCGAAAAAGTGGCCGAACGCATCCGCGCCGAAATCGCCCAGCAGCCCTTCGCCATCGGTACCGACGGCAAGACGATCGAGGTTACCGTCAGCGTTGGCGTGTCGTCGGTGCTGAAGGGTGTGGATACGGTGGCTGCGCTGATGAAGCGCGCCGATCTCGCGCTTTACGAAGCCAAGAGCGGCGGCCGCAACCGCGTCGTTGCCAAGGCGGCGTGACCCTGCGCGCCTGATTGTTCGGTCAATCCAACAAGGTTAGCTATTTACCTTAATCCAAGCGATTCGCGAGCCTTGGTTAAGAAACTGTTGATTTTCCTAAGCCCGTGCGCAAATGTGGAGGGGAAGACGAAGCCGGCGCGAGGGTAGATAGCCGGCTCGATCCCTGAAATACCCCATGATGCTCAGGTCCGCCGCATCTCCTGGGTCCGTGGGGTCGGCCGGCCGGCGCTGGCACATAGTGGCCTCCTCGTACCGCTGCCAACCGCCGACCGGCCCCCTTTGTTTCAAGACTGCGTAAAAGCCCCGAAAGGGGCTTTTTTCATGGGCGGGAAAATCTGAATAACGCTTACGCGGCTTCAACTGCGGCGGCGCGACTGCGCGCCGCCATTCTGAGCTGTCGTTCATCCAAGGCCAGGAGAGCACCTCTCTCTATTTCATACATATGGCGCACAAGGGGCTTGCGGCAAGACCCGCCTGTTTTCGTAAAACCGCGGCCTAAGCCAGCGGAAACGGGAGATGATAATGGGTGTTGTGTCGTCAGGAGGCGGTCGGGATCATGCTGTGGTCATCGTCGGGGCCGGTCCGACCGGGCTGATGCTGGCCGGCGAACTCGCTTTGGCCGGTATCGATGTCGCCATCGTCGAGCGGCGCCCGACCCAGGAGCTGGCCGGCTTGCGCGCGGGCGGCCTGCACGCACGCACCATCGAGGTTCTCGATCAGCGCGGAATTGCCGACCGGTTTCTCTCGCGCGGGCAGCGCTTCCCGACCGTCGGGTTCCACATGATCCGTTTGGACATCAGCGACTTTCCCAGCCGGCACAACTATCTGCTGGCGCTGCGACAAAACCATATCGAACGGATATTGGCCGACTGGATCGACGAGTTGGGGGTGCCAATCTATCGCGGGCAGGAAGTCACTGACTTCGCGCAGGATGATGACGGTGTCCACCTGGATTTGTCCGGCGGCCAACCCTTGAGGGCGCAATACCTCGTCGGCTGCGACGGAGGACGCAGCACGATCCGCAAGGCGGCGGGCATTGAGTTCGCCGGATGGGATCCGACGATGAGCTGGATGATCGCCGAGGTCGAGATGTCCAGGGAACCGGCATTGGGCTTTCGCAACGACGCCTACGGCATTCATGCGATAGGCAAGATCGAGGATAGCGACAGGGTGGGTGTCGTGCTGACCGAGAGGCAGCTGACCATCGGCGGCGAGCCGACGCTGAACGATCTCAGCGAGGCACTTGTCGCTGTCTACGGCACCGATTTCGGGGTCCACAGCCCGACCTGGCTCTCTCGCTTCACCGACATGACACGTCAGGCCGCCGCCTACCGCGACAGACGTGTCCTTCTGGCCGGCGACGCCGCGCACATTCATCCTCCGATGGGCGGGCAGGGGCTCAATATCGGCGTGCAGGACGCGGTCAATCTGGGATGGAAGCTGGCCCAGGTGGTCAAGCGGATCTCACCGGAAAGCTTGCTCGACACCTACCACGCCGAGCGCCATCCTGTCGCCGCCCGCGTGTTGCGCAACACCATGGCGCAGGTCGCGCTTCGCCGCACGGATGACCGCACCAAGGCCTTGAGCGATACGATGACCGAGTTGCTCGGCATGGAAGAGCCGCGCAAACGGATCGCCGCGGAGATGTCCGGCCTGGGTATCCGCTACGATCTCGGCGAGGGCCACCCGTTGCTTGGGCGGCGGATGCCCGACCTCGACCTTGTCACAGGCCGCGGTCCGGCGCGGGTCTTCAGCCTGCTGCACGATGCCCGGCCGGTGCTCCTCAACGTTGGTGAACCGGGCTGGCCGGACATTACGCCCTGGGCGGATCGGGTCCGCCAGATCGAGGCTGGATATGACGGCATCTGGGAGCTACCGGCCCTCGGGACGGTCGCCGCGCCCGATGCCGTCTTGATCCGGCCGGATGGATATGTGGCCTGGGTCGGGGCTGGAGCCCAAATGGGGTTGGCCGACGCGCTGACCGCTTGGTTCGGGCCGCCCACCGCGCGTTAGGCTTGCGTCAGAAGCGTTCGCGATAATCGCGCGGGTTTGTGCCGAGGACACGTAAAAAACCGCGCCGCATCGTCTCTTCCGATCCGAAGCCGCAGCGGCGGGCCGTCTGGTTGACGGCCTCGCCCCGTTCCAGCATCCGTCGCGCCGCCTCGATGCGGATCTCCTCGACCGCGCGCGCAGGCGTGCGGCCCGTTGCCTCCCGATAGTGCCTGGAGAAGCTGCGCGGGCTCATATTGGCGCGCTCGGCCAGGTTCGGCAGCGAAAGGTCGCCGTCCATATTGTCCTGGATCCAGCCATGCAGCCGGTCGAAGCGTTCGTCGCCTAGCTGCAGCTTGAGCGTCTGGCTGAACTGCGCCTGGCCACCGGGGCGCTTCAGGAAGACAACCAGTTCGCGCGCCACGGCAAGCGCCACGCGCCGGCCAAGGTCGGCCTCGACGAAGGAAAGGGCGAGATCGATGCCCGCCGTCACGCCTGCCGACGTCCACACATTGCCGTCACGGATGAAAATCGGATCGGGTTCGAGGCGGACCGCCGGAAAGCGCCGCGCGAATTCGGCGCAGCGTCCCCAGTGGGTAACGGCACGCCTGCCGTCGAGCAGGCCCGCCGTCGCCAGCAGCATGGCGCCACTGCAGACGGAGGCTGTTCGCGTGGCGTCGTGCGAGCGGCCGGTCACCCAATCGATCAGCCCGGGGTCCTCACAGGCCGCGTTGACGCCCCATCCACCAGGCACGATCAGCGTGTCGATCCCTGGCCCGTGTGCCGGCAACGCCGCCGCCTCCAGCGCGAGACCGGCCGATGTCCTGATCCGCGGCGAGGCGGCGACGACCGTGACCTCGTAGGGGGCGGCTTCGCCGGTCTGCGTCCTGAAATCGTTGGCGCTGGCGAAGACCTGAAGCGGTCCGCTGACATCGAGGAGCTGGACATCGGGATAGGCAAGGATTTCGATACGGCGCATGGCGATTTTTGGCTTGAAACGAGGGGTGATTGGCGATCGTGCCAAAGCATGGTGCCTTAGATTGGCCGGAGTCAACCTATGGAGAGTTCCATGACCCTTCGCTTCGGCATCCTCGTCTTCCCCAATGTCCAGCAGCTCGACCTCACCGGCCCTTATGAAGTCCTGGCATCGGCAAAGAGCGCCGAGGTGGAATTGATCTGGAAGGATCGCAATCCGGTGATGTCGTCGACGCGACTGTGCCTGAGTCCGACGGCGACCTTTGACGATTGCCCTCCTCTCGATGTGCTGTGCATTCCGGGTGGAGGCGGCGTCAACGCGCTGCTGGAGGATCAGGCCGTGCTCGACTTCGTGCGGGA
It encodes:
- a CDS encoding DUF3572 domain-containing protein translates to MANAASMREEAETIAVKALGFVASDPELLPRFLAITGIEAHSIRKAAGEPGFLAGVLQFILAHEPTLMRFAEETGTPPAAVGKALRALPLGDDNHEHSI
- a CDS encoding response regulator; translated protein: MTATFERKDGRDGMSMPKKVMIVEDNELNMKLFRDLIEASGYETVRTRNGLEALDLARKHRPDLILMDIQLPEVSGLEVTKWLKEDDDLHVIPVIAVTAFAMKGDEERIRQGGCEAYISKPISVPRFIETIKSYLGDA
- a CDS encoding PleD family two-component system response regulator: MTARILVVDDIPANVRLLEVRLLAEYFEVLTASNGPDAIETCENGKVDVVLLDVMMPDMDGFEVCRRLKSDPATSHIPVVMITALDQVSDRVRGLEAGADDFLTKPVNDLQLMTRVKSLVRLKSLTDELRLRASTTRNIGIEELLSRNFASEDTTPKVLLIDERKSSVERIQKMLRDRADLDVTGDPHAGFFQAAENPYECVMISTAFADFDPLRLCSQLRSLDRTRFVPIILLAEEGEEERIIRGLELGINDYLMRPIDQQELTARLRTQVRRKRYNDQLRASVTQTIEMAVTDGLTGLHNRRYLDSHLQTLFDRAVARRRPLSVMITDLDRFKSINDAHGHDGGDEVLREFARRLRKNVRGIDLACRFGGEEFVVVMPDTDGAVAEKVAERIRAEIAQQPFAIGTDGKTIEVTVSVGVSSVLKGVDTVAALMKRADLALYEAKSGGRNRVVAKAA
- a CDS encoding FAD-dependent monooxygenase, with amino-acid sequence MGVVSSGGGRDHAVVIVGAGPTGLMLAGELALAGIDVAIVERRPTQELAGLRAGGLHARTIEVLDQRGIADRFLSRGQRFPTVGFHMIRLDISDFPSRHNYLLALRQNHIERILADWIDELGVPIYRGQEVTDFAQDDDGVHLDLSGGQPLRAQYLVGCDGGRSTIRKAAGIEFAGWDPTMSWMIAEVEMSREPALGFRNDAYGIHAIGKIEDSDRVGVVLTERQLTIGGEPTLNDLSEALVAVYGTDFGVHSPTWLSRFTDMTRQAAAYRDRRVLLAGDAAHIHPPMGGQGLNIGVQDAVNLGWKLAQVVKRISPESLLDTYHAERHPVAARVLRNTMAQVALRRTDDRTKALSDTMTELLGMEEPRKRIAAEMSGLGIRYDLGEGHPLLGRRMPDLDLVTGRGPARVFSLLHDARPVLLNVGEPGWPDITPWADRVRQIEAGYDGIWELPALGTVAAPDAVLIRPDGYVAWVGAGAQMGLADALTAWFGPPTAR
- a CDS encoding GlxA family transcriptional regulator, producing the protein MRRIEILAYPDVQLLDVSGPLQVFASANDFRTQTGEAAPYEVTVVAASPRIRTSAGLALEAAALPAHGPGIDTLIVPGGWGVNAACEDPGLIDWVTGRSHDATRTASVCSGAMLLATAGLLDGRRAVTHWGRCAEFARRFPAVRLEPDPIFIRDGNVWTSAGVTAGIDLALSFVEADLGRRVALAVARELVVFLKRPGGQAQFSQTLKLQLGDERFDRLHGWIQDNMDGDLSLPNLAERANMSPRSFSRHYREATGRTPARAVEEIRIEAARRMLERGEAVNQTARRCGFGSEETMRRGFLRVLGTNPRDYRERF